TCATGGTCTTCGGTCGTCCAACCGGCAaacgctcccagctccatatggaaagtgcgagcagacaaccaccaatacctccagtgtgcctacaacaggcttcgtccaactgcacataaaagagaacatggtcaaatttgccgcaagagcgcattgataatgtatcaatgaagtgaaaaggaaacaacttcatacctgtcgatacaagtaagccagtgtcgccgaaccccaactccatttgctatcaaagacggtcaacgccttcagccacatccatggagcattcttgcctatgccatcagcaaacattgtcctggatatcacgtaccacatgtagacacgagcataTGTCTTCACCATGTCCTCATTAGCATCATCAGGGCAATGACAGAAGTTCGATGATATCCACGTGAAAGTAGCGCCCGCtgcgactctttccttcttcttatcttctgcttctggttcccgaggctccggagaaaccataccgataagggcttgcatctgcgcgcgccacccatcagaatcggtgttcatacataaaggattgccatcgataggaagaccggtgatcatagcaatatcctgcagcgtcacggtcatctccccggtccgaagatggaaagtgtgtgtctccggcctccaatgatcaataagcgcggtgagtgctgcagcattgttgggtggcgtcgaccggcggaccaactgaatgaaagggagaagtcctgcctccctgacatacggtgtgtaccgctcatcatagcgcatccctccaaggctgatcccgtgagaccgaagcttcagaggtgcaagctcctacaaacaaacaaatcataacattacatatggggcatttgtgtttgaaaaaaatacgaaattcataacaccggccactttcagtattacccgctgctgcaccgacatagcgtacgaccggtgttgtttgtcccaatgatcatcgagaagccaaaccatcctaacaatttcaacaaagcattcttgtcaacacgattatcttttcaattcaaaaaaactaaagtaggcctactacatgcaagattcaaagcATATGTATCCAAAGCATTTTTCTCAATACGAGCATAATTTCAGTACAAATAAACTAAACTAGGCCTACTTCATACAAATAACTTTTCCATagaaataacatgtcaatctatgtatccaaactatataaataacatgtcaacctatctatccaaaccacattctaatctaacaagggttccccaaatctaatatatgcaagattcaaacaaaagttccccaaatctaatacatgcaagattcaaacaagggttccccaaatcttcaaaatatcatattttctatggatagaaagaaggggatcggaggagagtacCTTCTACGATGGATTGGTGAAGAAATACACGGACCAAATCGTCGGATCGGAAGGATCtgggagaggggattgagagggggagtgGAGAGGGCCGCCGCCCTGTTTGTTCTGTAACTGGCAATGGGGTgggtgggggaggagagggctGGCGCGGTTGCATCTAAGTCAATgtgcgcctagctcggaggcgttgcactgctgggtgcgggcccatgggctgccacgatggacagaggtgcaacgccccagagctaggcgctgcaccgtagggtgtggcgccggcgtggcgggcgctacacaaaaggtCAGGGATGTGAAATAGTTTTACGGGCAGTTCATTCTGTAAATTGATTTCGTTtcgaggtcaaaattgtcaaatttgccagGCAAGACGGCAACCCTACGCGTTTTCCCGTGGGCGTGCCAGCCCAGCCGCCTCCTTTTATAACGGCAACTGCCTCCTCagccattcccatttccattcgcATCACCAGCTAGCCAACCCTATTCTCCGGCTCGTGCATCTCAGGCTCCTGCGTTGCAGGAAGGAACTCACTCAAGTATGGACGCCCTCTCCTGCTTTACGCCGCCTGCGATGCTCTCCCGGTCCTTTGCGGACGCGGCCATCGCGCGCGCGCTCCACTTCTCCCTCTCGGCCGGTTCCTCCTCCGTCCCGGAGCCGTCCACCGTCGCCGATCTCGGCGCCTGCAGCGCGGCAGCCACGACGGCCTCGCCCTCCTCCTGCGGCCCGGTGGCGATGCTTCCCCCGGCGGCACCGTCCGCGCGTTGCAGGCTGGGACCCGCGGGCGGCCGCGCTGGGAAGCGGCGGCCGCGGCCGTCCAAGCGCGTGCCCACCACGTACATAAGCACCGACGCGGCCACCTTCCGTCTCATGGTGCACCACGTCACGGGCGCCGAGGCCGACCCGCAGGTCGACGCCGACGCCAGCCTCGGTGTCCTCCTGTCGCCCTTCGACTTTGATCACTTGCTGCCGTCAGACCCTGCGGCGGCCGCGGCCCAAGTCGCCGCGTACGcccttccggcggcggcggcggagcagcCGTGCTTCCCGACGCTGGACTCGTGGAACGTCATGTACGACAAGAAGTAGGTGACTTGGGTCGAAATTGAAGCTCTATGCTCTGTATAAACATCATGCAGCAAGATGAAGGCGCCGTTGCGTCTGGCCTGTGATGTATTGCTCCCTTTGGTCGTTGCAGAGCAGTAGGAGAGGATTAGAGATGTACTGTAGTAGTGCTGTATGCAAGTGCGAGTACCACCAGACTACCAGTATAGCACGCACTAGCAGTGTAGGAATGCAGCGAACTGTGCTAATATGAAAGTTCCATGTGCTCCTTTGTAAGGGACTAGCTGTAGTCTTGCTAGTAATCTCTCTCTCAGGAAGGTTTGATACAGGGTAGCAATTACAACCAGAGGTTACAAGCGAATTGGGGAAGAACAGGGAAGAACTGGAGGTAGGGGGAAGAGAGGAAGGTAGCCGCCGCCGAGCCGTCCGTGATCCACTGGATGAGCAGAGCGTTGCCTTCTCCCTGGTACTTGTAGTCTGCGGCGCTCGATGATCTCTCGATGGGCCAGACCCATGTACCGGTCCAGGGGCAAGCCCATGTACCTGCCAGGGGAGGGCTCCTGACATCCCTCCCTTCTTGACTTCGGCTTGACCCCAGCCGACACCATCTAGAACCGCCCGGATCCCATTGCACTTGATGATGCTTGACTTGGTTGTCGTCACGATCGAAGCCAGAGAGGACTTCAACGAAGTAGGAACGGTAGTTGCGGCCGATGGGAGCCCCGCCGAAGGTGTCCAGGAAGTAGTCATTTTCAGCACAGTCGTGGTCGAAGCTGAGAAAGTAGTACTCATGGTTGACAGAGCCTTGCACGAAGACGACAGCAATGGTGATGGTACCCCTCGCTTCTTGAAAATGCCCTTGATTGTAGCAGGTAGAAGGCACTAGGTCCCTCACGGCCAATGTTGTTGTAGAACACTTGAGAGACTCACACCACCATGATCTCATGAAACTTGTTGTACCTTGAGTCGATTGGAATCCAGGCAGTTGATGAAGTGAAATATCACTGGCGTGGATGAGGTAGTGGACCACCAAGATGATGACACACACCGCTCCTGAGAAGACCACTCGGTGAGCCACTTCCATTGACAACCGCAATGCCAGTCCTCCAAGATCCCAAGAACAGCCCCGCTGGTACAAGCCCAAGTCAGATTTCATCATACCAATGTTACAGGTGCGTTGAGAAACTGAACAAAGCCAAAACAGGAAGCACATGCTGTTGTAGGCATCAAGTTGCGTGTTGGAAATGACCAGCTGACAGGTCAGGAATAGTAGAAGCTCATATGACACATGCCGTACTGGAAGTTCACTCGTCAGACAACCATTGGCGCTAGACAGCTGATAAAAATCCTTGACGTCCGAATGACAATGATCTTGTTCACAGATAGCTCAAGAATAATCTAAATGACAACGATCTTGTTGAGCCGCTGAGCAAGAGTGGACAGGTGCGCCTGCTGTACTGAAAGCCACCTGGGACGTGTCACTGACAGAGAGAATATCATCTTGTTCAGAACTGCACGCCCAAACATGATCATATTGTTTAGGAATGCCCACTGAATTCCATTGCTCCTCACCTGGATCCCATGGGCAACCAAAAGCACTAAAGGGATAGACATGAGCAAGATCAGAATGCAGCGACTCCAAATAGATAGCAAATTCGGACTCCAAGCCTGCCATGCTCACAATCTGAATTGTCCTCTGCAATTTGTCACCGCTAGGCATACTACCTACAGCAACATGTTCCGGAGTCAATGGTTTCTGGACCAGTATTCGGCTGCAACATTCTGGACTAGAGAGTTTAACATTAGATGTTCCCTGTTCCAGTAGACACAAAGACTGCCAGCGTGTACCCTCTTGTTCATAACTGCATTCTTTAGCAAAACCATCACTGCTTTCAAATTTCTCTCGACTCAAAATTTGCCACTGCACTGACATTTTCATGATCCGCATTTTTGAATCGATCTCTCTACGAACCATGTGACAATTAAAGCATCTCTTGTCCTGCAATAGATTACTAGCCTTGCTTGATATAAGATACTGGCAACCATATTTTCCCAATGCTTCAGTACCGGCAGTACAGTCCATAATGTACAGCCTGATTAGAATCCTTTGTTGTATCTCCATCAACTTAAGAATATACCAATCATGATTCTCAGGAAGCATGGCAAGGGAAAACAGAAAAGTTTTGTGGACTGCGTGTAATTGCCATTGAATTTGGTAGCCCTTTCCATGCTTATACGTTGACCACTCCAACGAATCAATGAATCAACAATATGCAAAATAGGTGCCCAAATATGCAGACGTAGGCCACTGAATAAAGGCGTGTCGATGACCGTGATTGAAATAGGCAATGACTACATCCGAAATAATATGTGATGCAAGATTTGATGCAAGATTTCCACCCTTCAAATAATCGGCCAATGAAGGGATGGTTGCTGAGGCACGGTGGTCACTCAAACTCCTCGCGTCCGAGCACCACATAGCAATAGGACTATGAAAAGCAGATATACCAATGCAACCAGGAAAATGGAAGGAATTAACAAACCATTGAAGTGTCTTGTATGCAGGCAGAGAAGTAGTTGTGTTGCAGAGACTATCAAGGGACCCAGCATGGAGAGCCAAATTACACTTCAGTAGTACTTGAGAATCTGCTATCCCCTTGTCAAGAAAGATCATAACCGGACCAGTAGCAAAACAGGTAGCGAAATCCGTCAAACATCTTGGTACTGGGAGTAACCATTTTTGCACTTTGCTCCATACCATTGGCTGATAGTCAGGTGGCCACCACACATAGCCAGTATCATCATTCGCAACTATGCCAACGACCTGAATATTATCGTCCATTGCAATCTGCACTCGAATTGGAGGCGGCCATGGTTGCTGCTTGATCCACTTCCGTACTGGTGGCAGGGACCAAGTTTTGCTCTTGTCCACAAGATGAACAGGCTGCACCCAGTCGCCATCCTGGACTAGACAATCTGTCGAACACATGGTCCGCACCGGTGGAGCAGGGTCGCTAGGGATGATGAGGGCGAGGTCGTGGTCCGCCTTGCTCATCACTTGAGTGGAGCTGTCGACAGAGAGGGCATTGAGCTCCTGCACGCCGGCCTTGGGGTCGACGTCGGTGGTGGTCGTCACGGGAGAAACGGCCTCGGCACAAGAGGGAGTGTTGGTGCCGATGGAGGCCGTTGCCTGCACCGGCACGTGCTGCTCGACTGCTTTGTGGATGGGGTCGATCATGGGCTCCAGGTGGACGGCGGTAGCGGCGTCATGGACCTCGTCGACGCTGTCGATGGTGTCAACCTGGGTCGAGCACTCCGTCGAACAGGTGACGGGCACCATCGTGATGCACACCGGGGCTGCATCATGGGCGACCGTGGGAATCTCCTGGGCCTTGGTGGTGGAGCCGGAGACGTCCGGGACGGGCGCCGACGTGTTGGTTGTGCTCTCCGGCGTAGTTGTCGCTGATGGTGGGTTGTGGACGACGGCGGGTGAACTGGTGGCCCAACTGACGTCAAGGGCGTTCAGTTTCTCGGCGAGGGCCCTGGTGGCGTTGGTGTAGGCATCGAGCCTGGCGCCGAGCCGCTCGAGATACTCCTAGAGCAACAGATCCATGGTCGATTCCATCGGATGGTGGTGGTGGAAAAAATTTGGGGGAAGAATTTGGGGAAGGGTGGTGCCTGGCTCTGTATACCAGATGTAAGGGACTAGCTATAGTCTTGCTAGTAATCTCTCTCTTAGGAAGGTTTGATACAGAGTAGCAATTACAACCCGAGGTTACAAGCGAATTGGGGAGGAACAGGGAAGAACTGGAGGTAGGGGGAAGAGAGGAAGGTAGCCGCAGCCGAGCCGTCCGTGATCCACTGGATGAGCAGAGCGTTGCCTTCTCCCTGGTACTTGTAGTCTGCGGCGCTCGATGATCTCTCgatgggccaggcccatgtactTGCCAGGGGAGGGCTCCTGACATCCTTGGTCTCCTCGCCGGTTGCACTCGGTGCTTCAACTTAGGTAGTTCACCGGTTACACTCGCTGCTTCAACTTAGGCTCTATTTCGTTTATCGTTTCCATTTCAAATACCCTTGTAAAACTTATAGACCTCCGCCCGTCGTTTTACTTTCCGGCCGGAAATAGCTCTTGGTCGGTAAGTTACGCCTGTAAATAAATTACACCTGTATTCAAATACATCCATACCAAGCGTGGCCTTTTTTCGAACAAAGCAAGGCACCAACAGGTGCCTAATTTCATTTCAGCTCTTTAAGAAAAGGTACACGAGAGTTCACCATGGCTTTTAATATACAAGAATAGCAGGACCGCCATTGAAGAAGAGCTGAAGCAAAAGGTCAAATCACCATGCAATTTTAATTAAGGTTGCCATGACAATTTTTATGATTGATAcaatagtgcccagtgctagttgttgttttttgcttgttttttacttcacgaaatatcagtaccaaatgaagtctaaatgccatgaaactttttgataatttttttcTGGACAGAAAACAATTTGGGAGCTAAGGAAGTGCCCGAGAGGAGGCATGTGGgtcccacaaggcaccagggagcgccctggtgggtagtggggcccacagGCCCCCTCTCCACCGCTTATCAGCTCTATAAATAGTCTAAAatcccaaaaaccctaggggagtcgagaGATCAGAGTTTCCACCtccgcaagttctagaaccacgagatccaatctagaggccttttccgtCACTCTGCCAGAGGGGTCAACGATCACAGAGGGGTTCTTCTTCAACACccttgcccctccgatgatgcatgagtagtttaccacagacctacgggtccgtaggcagtagctagatggcttcttctctctttttgatcttcaatacaatgttctcctcgatgttcttagagatctatttgatgtaactcttttttgcgatgtgtttgttgggatctgatgaattgtcagtttatgatcagatctatctatgaatattatttgagtctttgttcaactcttttatgcatgattgttatagcctcatatttcttctccgaaactttggtttggtttggccaactagattgatttttcttgccatgggaagaggtgttTGCTACTTcgtgagcttgcgttgatttttcccttgaagaggaaagggtgatgcatcaaaATAGAGATacatatttccctcagttaagaaccaatgtatcaatccagtaggaggcacaagcaagtccccaatagatgcacctgcacaaactaagaaacacttgcacacaacgcgaaaaaggggttgtcaatcccttcaaggtcacttgcaagagtgagatctaatatagatagatataaaagataaataaaaggcaaaaataaagtaaaaatcaaattgcagcaaggtatttttgggtttttggttttatagatcggaaatatatgatggaaaatagactcgggggccataggtttcactagaggcttctctttTGAAGaaagcatatggtgggtaaacaaattattgttgagaaattgatagaaaagcacatagttatgacgatatccaaggtaatgatcatgaatataggcatcacgtccgtgacaagtagactgactcctgcctgcatctactactgttactccacacatcgaccgctatccagcatgcatctagtgtattaagttaacaagaacggagtaacaccttaagcaagatgacatgatgtagatggataaactcaagcaatatgatataaccccatctttttatccttaatggcaactatacaaatacatgccttgctacccctattgtcactgggtgaggccaccacaagattgaacccgtcacaaagcacatctcccattgcaagaaaaatcaatctagtaggccaaatcaaatcgatagatcggagagaaatacaaagctatcttaatcatgcataaaatagttcagaaaagactcaaataataatcatagataatctgatcataactccacaattcatcggatctcaacagatgcaccgcaaaaaaagattacatcgtatagatctccaagaacatcgaggagaacattgtattgaagatcaaagagagagaataagacatctagctactagctatgcacccgtaggtctatggtaaactactcacacatcatcggacaggcaacaaggttggtgtagaggccctccgtgatcaaatTCCCCTCCGACGGATtgcggaaaaggccccaagataggatctcacgagaacagaagcttgTGCCCTCTGGTGTAGGGGggatatttgggtatttatagaagcAGAGTTAGGGTTAGGAGAGCCACGGTGGGCCCACAAGCCCCCTGGCCGCGCCCCCAGGGCTTATGGCCCCCTCGTGGGTCTTttggcctcctcccgaagcttcgtgGGTGTCTTgttgtccaagaaaaatcatcaaaaagttacattccatttggactccatttggtattatTTTTtgtaaaagtcaaaaacaaggaaaaaacagcaactagcactgggcactaggttaataggttagtcccaaaaaatgatataaaatagcatataaatgcatataaaacatccaagatagataatataatagcatggaacaatcaaaaattatagatacgttggagacgtatcaagcatccccaagcttaattcatgctcgtcctcgagtaggtaaatgataaaaacagaatttttgatgtggaatgctacctaacatatttatcaatgtaattttccttATTCTGGCATggatattcagatccataagattcaaaataaaagtttaatgttgacataaagacaataatacttcaagcatactaataaagcaatcatgtcttctcaaaatatcatggctaaagaaagttatccctacaaaatcatataatcttgtcatgctctatcttcatcacacaaagtatttatcatgcacaactccgatgacaagccaagcaattgtttcatacttttaatgttctcaagctttttcaactttcacacaatacatgagtgtgagccatggatatagcactgtGGATGGAATAGAGTATGGTGGAGGTTgtgaggagaagacaaaaaggagaaaatctcacatcaactaggcaaattaatgggctatggagatgcccatcaatagatatcgatgcaagtgagtagggattgccatgcaacggatgcactagagctataagtgtatgaaagctcaaaagaaacctaagtgggtgtgcatccaacttgcttgctcatgaagacctagggcaatttgaggaagcccatcattggaatatagaagccaagttctataaggaaaaattcccactagtatatggaagtgataaaataggagactctctatcatgaagaacatggtgctactctgaagcacaagtgtggtaaaaggatagtagcattgtcccttctctctttttctctcatttctttttatttatttatttttctttcttttgggCTCTTTTGCCTCTCTCTTTTTTGCCTGGagcctcatcccgacttgtgggggaatcatagcctccatcattctttcctcacatgggacaatgctctaataatcatgatcatcacacttttatttacttacaactcgagaattacaactcgatactagaacaaagatgtgactctatatgaatgcctccggcggtacaccgagatgtgcaatgatctagtgtgacatgtataaaaaatatgaacgatggccaagccacaaataggtcaactatatgatcatgcaaagcaatatggctatcggtgtcaaaagcggcagacctcggggtagggggtcccgagttGTGGATCTAGGATCAATGGGGAGCAAGGGATGACGAAcacagtgtttacccaggttcgggccctctcgaagaggtaatactctacgtcctgcttgattgtattggatgtatagtatggtttacagagtagatctacctcgagatcagcaTGAGCTAAACCCTAAGGAGATAAGGTGATGAATGTAGCCCTAAAGACTACAaccctcggtttatatagacaccaatAGGGTTAGGGTTACCAGAGATAGATTACAATAAGGGATTAAAGAGATCCTCCGCCTTATTGACTTGGAGGGCACACCGCAGCTTCATAGATCTCCCGTCACTATACGGCTGCACCAGTCCCGCCCATACTCAATGGGCCATCgccccaaggaccccttagtccatgactccctcagtagcccctgaacttaCCTGCAACGCCGGGGATCGTCCTCTAGAATCTTCACATCATCGGCTTGCGAGATGAGTTCTTCCATTCCTTCATTTAGTTTGAAGCCGTGTCAATCTCGCTGAACACTATCCATAGCCCGCTCTAATATACTTGGGCCCGGACAGTTTCAAGATTCTGGGATCCGAAGATATCTCGAGATTGAGGTGGGACCGTCAGAGTTTAATGCCATTCCTCGGGGCAAGGGCTTCGCACACCTTTTCAGAGGGCGTGCGACCCAATGTCGTCCTTCCATGAGCCCGTCCTTTCAGCTTCATGGTGAGACGCTTATTTATAGATCCAAAGGTGTTGGGAACAGTTACCTCCCCCTTTCGCAAAGAAGGACACCGAAGAACTTCCCCGACGCCATGGCCAACCTCCCAGGTTCATCCTCGCGCCCCCACGGCCCACTCCCAGGCGATTGGTCGAGTTGTTCAGTTTCGCACCTCCATCTGAGGCGCTTGCAGATGCAGTGCTTCCTCCCTCCGGCTGATTTGGTCCCAGTCCCCACCGGTCTCATCTCCGTCGATGGCTGCACCCTTGCCGAGAACTCCCCCACCCCAAGCAAGGAGGAGAGGGTATGTCTCGTGCCCTTCCTTCTAAGTGGTTTGGGTTTTCCTATTCATCCCTTTTTACGGGGTTTGTTGGAGTTCTATGGGATCCAACTCCACAACCTCACCCCTAGGTCCATATTGCACATCTCTGGCTTTGTACTTGTGCGAGATATTTTTGAATTGCAAGGCCCACTTTAACTTGTGGAGGAAGTATTTTTGTCTTGTCCCTCGCCTATGGGAGGGATACATATTCGAGTGGGCGGCGTCGAAGTATGGAGGATAGCTGGGACATGGTACCCAATTGTGACCCCATAGAAAGATCCCGAAGGATGGACTtcagagtggttttatattgaagacgtTCCCCTCATCGATCCAATTCAACAAGGGTTGCCCGAATATTCAAACGACCCGCCTATAAA
This genomic window from Aegilops tauschii subsp. strangulata cultivar AL8/78 chromosome 4, Aet v6.0, whole genome shotgun sequence contains:
- the LOC109769727 gene encoding uncharacterized protein, with translation MDALSCFTPPAMLSRSFADAAIARALHFSLSAGSSSVPEPSTVADLGACSAAATTASPSSCGPVAMLPPAAPSARCRLGPAGGRAGKRRPRPSKRVPTTYISTDAATFRLMVHHVTGAEADPQVDADASLGVLLSPFDFDHLLPSDPAAAAAQVAAYALPAAAAEQPCFPTLDSWNVMYDKK